The window atgaatttaagtgacatcccattcttaatccatagggtttaatatgacgtcagcccaccctttgcagctataacagcttcaactcttctgggaaggctttccacaaggtttaggagtgtgtttatgggaatttttgaccattcttccagaagcgcatttgtgaggtcagacactgatgttggacgagaaggcctggctcgcagtcttcgctctaattcatcccaaaggtgctctatcgggttgaggtcaggactctgtgcaggccagtcaagttcttccacaccaaactcgctcatccatgtctttatggaccttgctttgggcactggtgcgcagtcatgttggaacaggaaggggccatccccaaactgttcccacaaagttgggagcatggaattgtccaaaatctcttggtatgctgaagcattcagagttcctttcactggaactaaggggccaagcccagctcctgaaaaacaaccccacaacatAATCCCCCctacaccaaacttcacagttggcacaatgcagtcagacaagtaccgttctcctggcaaccgccaaacccaga is drawn from Myxocyprinus asiaticus isolate MX2 ecotype Aquarium Trade chromosome 11, UBuf_Myxa_2, whole genome shotgun sequence and contains these coding sequences:
- the LOC127448393 gene encoding uncharacterized protein LOC127448393; protein product: MGIFDHSSRSAFVRSDTDVGREGLAHSLRSNSSQRCSIGLRSGLCAGQSSSSTPNSLIHVFMDLALGTGAQSCWNRKGPSPNCSHKVGSMELSKISWYAEAFRVPFTGTKGPSPAPEKQPHNIIPPTPNFTVGTMQSDKYRSPGNRQTQTRPSDCQMEKHDSSLQRTRLHCSRVQWQRALHHCIRCFALHLVMYGLDAAARPWKPIP